A genomic region of Prochlorococcus marinus XMU1405 contains the following coding sequences:
- a CDS encoding DUF3721 domain-containing protein, producing MRGTFLSEEEAEKRALELGCEGIHKNQDKWMPCKNEKELHIYLRK from the coding sequence ATGAGGGGGACATTTCTTTCTGAGGAGGAAGCTGAAAAAAGGGCTTTAGAACTTGGTTGCGAAGGAATACATAAGAATCAAGATAAATGGATGCCATGCAAAAACGAAAAAGAATTACATATCTATTTGAGGAAATAG
- a CDS encoding DUF2839 family protein produces MGEAKRREELGLPSRQKNELNKSDRYLSWLPITKSRIKKYPYMGVATMALGAIIFLVSGGANSIN; encoded by the coding sequence ATGGGCGAAGCTAAAAGAAGAGAAGAATTAGGATTACCATCTAGACAAAAAAATGAATTAAATAAATCTGATAGATACCTTTCATGGCTTCCAATTACTAAATCAAGAATTAAGAAATATCCTTATATGGGTGTAGCAACAATGGCACTAGGAGCGATAATTTTCTTAGTAAGTGGTGGCGCAAATAGTATTAATTAG
- a CDS encoding DUF2839 family protein has protein sequence MYGNTSVLIMGEAKRRKNLGIPPREKTEDIKLPQLDKKAIQQKVRSTLYKYPIIPFLFYGAAILILIGGLFYVFKSFNIA, from the coding sequence ATGTATGGGAATACCTCAGTATTAATTATGGGAGAGGCAAAGAGAAGAAAAAATTTAGGTATTCCGCCTAGAGAAAAAACTGAAGATATAAAGTTGCCTCAACTTGATAAAAAAGCCATACAACAAAAAGTAAGGTCTACATTGTATAAATATCCAATTATCCCTTTTCTTTTTTATGGAGCTGCAATATTGATCCTAATCGGAGGTTTATTTTATGTTTTCAAATCCTTCAATATAGCTTAA